A window from Gossypium raimondii isolate GPD5lz chromosome 7, ASM2569854v1, whole genome shotgun sequence encodes these proteins:
- the LOC105785824 gene encoding uncharacterized protein LOC105785824 yields the protein MASRLAMLKHSAATDYGSFLGLRRWIHASALPPPLGAPIGHPPPSQSLVFPESDQTPESNNNSNIGFGFGFGFGFPSFPLGGGSMELMAVPKKKVSRHKRGIRNGPKALKPVPVIIRCKSCGRVKLPHFFCCSGDRGHNNERDDSSG from the exons ATGGCGTCGAGACTAGCGATGCTAAAACATTCCGCCGCCACCGACTACGGTTCTTTTTTAGGTCTGAGGAGATGGATTCATGCTTCAGCGCTCCCTCCACCCTTGGGAGCTCCAATCGGTCATCCCCCACCATCACAATCGTTGGTTTTCCCCGAGTCTGATCAAACCCCAGAAAGCAATAATAACAGCAAcattgggtttgggtttgggttcgGGTTCGGTTTCCCTAGTTTTCCCTTGGGAGGAGGATCCATGGAGCTCATGGCTGTCCCaaagaaaaag GTGAGTCGGCATAAGAGAGGCATAAGAAACGGACCAAAGGCTTTGAAACCGGTTCCGGTTATTATACGATGCAA GAGTTGCGGTCGTGTTAAGTTACCACACTTCTTCTGTTGCAGTGGAGATCGTGGGCACAACAATGAACGAGATGATTCATCCGGTTAA